The segment TTTAAAAAATACTACTTTGGCTGCTAAAAACATTCTTGtggagtcttttttttatttatttaccagtcCCCCTGGCAGGAGAGACAAGTTAATTTTGCCTATTTATAATGAGTATATTGCAGCATATAAaacaaactgaagaaaaaataaTGCAAGTGTGGTTAtaaaagcagtattattattatttaattaagaAAATGGACATACTTTCATGGCTTACAAAAGCTGCAATGTGCGCATGGCCCCGCGGATGATGAATAGgcctgaaaaacacaaaatgtcagAATTAGAGGACTGATGTCAACGATACGGCAGTCTAGTTATGTcgattttttatatttacacaaATTCTACACATGGACTACTGCAGTCCCATGGCATAAACCTTGCACATTCTTTATGTGGATCTGATGAACCTCTAGCTAGCTGACAGTGCCATGTTGACAAATCAAACGGTGTCTTACTTTCCCACGGTGATGTGGAAGTTTCCTGCCACCTTGTTGACGTAGACATGCCCATGTATCCTGCAAGCACTGTGGGGATCCAGAGAGGCAtcctccctgcacacacacacacacacacacacagttcactaGCTGTACATCTTTACATATTATCCACAGCTGTCATTATGAATCGTTTATTTGGACAACTGACCGTGGCGGCAGGGCAGTAGGCACTCCCTTCAGGACAGTTTTGTAGAGGACCTCCTGGAGGGCATGTTCCTCTCTCAGCCTGTTCTGTATGAGAAGCAGCGTCCTGCACAACAAGTAACAGGTTCAGAAACTCCAGCGCTGTCAGACTCAAAGCCACAGTTGTACACAGAAACTACATCTGGAATGCGGTTACGCAAGATTCCCTGACCGCTGCCAAGTCCTAAGTGCTTCAGAAACTACTTAAGAATCTGGATGGACTAAAAACTGCATTTCCCCATTCCAGTGGCTCTACCTTGTTTTACAGTCTAAAGAGCTTTCTGTTTATAGCAAGAAAAAGtcaatacagaaatattttTATCTCCCGGAGTAATATGATAAAAGCTTACCTGTGCCACAGTCTCTGTTGCGGGGACAGTTCAAAGACGACCTGACCCAAGATACAAAGAAAAGAGATGCAGTTGTGACATCTGAATCTTTTTGGATGCCCCAAATGATAATATCGGCTGCAACAAAATGCTTGTCTAATTCCTCAGCTGTTCCTCCTTTGTTCGTGCTACATTCCACTAATTAGCAGTTAAAAAAGGTGACTAGAAGACCCTAATTTTAAGGACAAGCTTCACTCACAGGCTCATACTGAAGGCCATTGGATGTGATCATGGTCTCGGCCAGGTCCAGAATGTCTGCTCCAACATCTGCAACCACAGACAATTAATTCATGTCATCAGTATATTATTctacactcatacatacatacatttggGCTGCACTTCAATGAATAGTGTCCATATTTGAATGACAAAGGTTGGACACTTACGCTGGCATTTCATGGCAACTGTGATGTCAATGTTTATTCTCAATttgctgtaaaaataaaaaaaagtgagagttaTGTCCGGTTCTGCAATCGTAATCTACCATATAGCTCTAAGCATACAATGTACAGATCAACAGAAAGTCAcacaattcattcattctttgaACATAAGCTTACCTGGAGAAATCCTTGTCCACTTCATATTCATACTTCATCCAAGTGTCCCGATAAACAAAGAACTCTAAAATAGCCAGAAGGGCCATGGCACTAAAGGCTATCAGTGACActgtggaggagacagaggaataaACAGGTAGGTTATTGTTCTACATGGTATGATATATTGCCATgggaatgattttttttttttttacctgtccCTCCTGTGGCTGAGGTCTCTACATAGCTGTCTGGGACCTTGGGGAAGGCGTCCAGTTCCTTCACCAGGCCCAGGGCTTTCTTCTTGGACAGACGCCTCATCTTCAGGTTCATGGCAGCTCTCCACCTCCTGCATCACAGAATGTGGAACAGCACATCAGTATTAGATTCAGCACCGGTCTACAGTCTTTAGCTTCAATGGGTTTATGGGCAAACAGACTTTGATGACGATTACACTGTGGGCCAAACAAATGGTAAGAGCACAACTAGCACAATAAGCTAAGTGTGTAAGTAAATCAAAATATTAACACacctaaacaaaaaaaagaactatagaATCCTATAAttcattttagaaggatactatacaaatattcAGTGACACAGTAACGTCCCTACAGtttactataggaatattacagtgatatcataagagataaaaatagCATTAAGTACAATAGgttcactataaactcactattaactaccacagacacaccaaGTCCCGATATGAATGAACActatattacattacagtaGGACGATAGgagatattaaaaaaacaaaacatgtataGGTTACTATAAAGATAATATTGAGTACCACAGTCATACTATAATttcctataagaatattatagtgatttttcataaCGGTACTACTGACAGCTATCcgcctagctaacgttaacaggAACACACATATCAATGCTCTTTCATAATATCACTCCTTATCTCCCACCTCTGTTCTCGTCCAGAAGGTGAATCATGGTGTCCATATTCAAGTATTAATAGCAGCTCTGCCagacataaaaacagacatattGAATAATTTGTTACTGTATGATATGCGGCTGTAGACCAGTAAACCATGCAAACTAAACGCTGTCTCGTTTCCTTGTTTGGGTAAATCGTGACGTCACTTAGCGTGCAGCGTGCGCGCTCCGCACCTGTGAATGCGCAGTGAACAGTGTTGCCATTCAGCATTCACTCACCAGGTGGCGCTTTAACACAAAAATGTTGCCCTTTGTCAGAACCACTGAAAGCAGGTACTTTGATAaaaggaatagaatagaatagaatagaatagaattgaatagaatagaatagaattgaatagTCTGTTTGGTTGCTTATAGCATTAAGCTGGATATTCTTTCCGGGCTTTAGAAAGactaattattgtttttgcattttttcttgGGGAAGGTTATTGACAAAGTGCAATGCTGCAGCAAAGGTACTGGTTGGAGAGTGAAAACAGAGTTGGGATTGTCTGCTGAGTTTTGatgtgttataataataataatctggtAGCATGGACACAAACTATAAACTTCAGTGTACTGATTCCAATCATTTAACACTCAGACTGGTATATCAATAATTAGATGTGTGTTAAAGggttatttggaaatgtataaGCTCTTGCACCAAAAAGTAATGCTAGACTGGCTGTTTGCCCTCCTTGCAGTGGTTCTTTCTCCCTGGGTTTGCTTCCTATTCTGTCATGCTTTACATCAGAAATATCATATGTTAAAATACTCACAGTTACATGCACCTTCATGCTATTTAGCAACACTCAAACAACTGTCATGCTTCTGGACTTGCACTGGATTGTTTGCATAGTCAACTCTCAACCTACAGTTTATGTATTGCAGTCAGCCAATTTTAAGGCTAGGATTTCCATTTCACCTTTAACAGATGACTAAAGGTAATGGATAATGCTGCAGAagaagattttattttttttctgtaggtTATTACCTGCACAATAAAACCCATAGCAAACTATGGAGATACACTTACTCCTTGCATGTTAATACACCTTTAATAAATTCCATTCATACTTCATACACTTTTTAAACTCGCTAACATGTTCTTCCTTTCCAATGTCTGTAACTGTGCTGCATCTGTGATGGTAAACTTTGTTTTTTGCAGGTCAATACATATAGCAACATTAACTACTCCATAAACCAGccccaaaaatgtaataatatttaCTACCGGTATTAATACTTTTTTAAAATACTAATACATTCATTATTTGATATTGTAATTGATGTTGAACACGTTCAGATTAATTAAACCTGTCAAGTCTAAGGTCATTGATCATGTGTTTTAGGACTATGGGATTCATGTAAGAAGTAGAGAAGTTGTTTATGACCATCCATCAACAGTGACACTAACCCATAATAAGGAGCACTGACATCCACTTACAAGGGATAATTAACTTCAAGGAGGGGTATTTACAGGCATgcaatgctttttttcttgtggtGGATCTTTCCTTCCCTGCACACCATAAATAAAGTTCTATACTGCTCAGACCGGACTGAAAATAGAGACAACCTAACGTGAAGAGATGATAATGATCTGCTACAACCCTATAGTGCAGACCACTATAATCAGTGTGCAAAGAATATGTTTTCCTCTCACTGCAGTTGAGCATGCacaagaacaacaaaacaattcaGAGATCTGCAGATTAACCAATTGAATCACATGCGTCTCCTGTGCGGTGAGTGCTACTGAGTCCCTGCATGCAGCAAGCCTGCTTGCCTATGCAGAGCAGCACAGATGGGCGTGTGGGGGGATGGGTGCTGTCAGCTCACAGATCAAGCTGTGGGTCGGTGGTCCCATTGCTATTCACCACACAAGCACGTAGGGCATGTCAGACATGCTCCATGGAGACATACCAGGGGtgaatttttgtgttttggtttttgtcctATTCTGCAATGTCTAAGGCCATAGAGGAAGAATGTTAACTGTTTTCACACCTCTTGGGGAAGAGGTGTGAAAGCATTATGAAAATTACCTCCTAGATTGCTTTACTTTTTTCTGATGAGACGGCAGCTTTGGGCTGTGTGACGCATTTATGCTCCTTTTTACTTCATATCAACTGTGTTTATAGGTCACTGATAAGTCAGTGGTGAGGCTGCATGTTTGGAACTAGATCTTAAATGAACATACCCCCTGAAACTCACAAGAAATCATGTTTAAAGTAAATCTTTAATTTTACAGCTCTGAATTCACATATTGCTAAttgtaatattcatataattTAGTCCCTCTTAAGGCCTACCAGGCCCACCATGCTCCCTGGTTTAACTTACTATCATCAGTCTGGGTTGATCACAAGATTCAGACTTTAACCATGACAAAGTGCCCAAAACAAGACCATTATGTCATTCCTTTGTTGGAAAAAGTTTGGGTCTTTTGTTGGTGTGCCTACACAACCAGATGGAAATGAATAATTTGGAAATTGACGTCAGAGGTGGGATTGCCTAGACCGGTGGGTTTCGTGTGTGTTCGGCTCTTTCCTCGGGTGTTTCCGGGCGGTGGGTTAAATCCCCGCCCCGCTTCATTCCTGCGTTGTTTGGGGACAGTAGGAAGATGGCGGCGGCCCCGCTGTACTGTGTCTGCCGGCAGCCGTACGATGTGAGCCGGTTTATGATCGAATGCGACATCTGTAAAGACTGGTTCCACGGCAGGTATGTAGATTATATTCTCCTTTAGGGACGTAGTCCATCTGACGGGACAAACACTCAACGTTTATTTAAGAAAGGCGACGGTTCCTTAGCGGTGTTGActgctagctaacttag is part of the Centroberyx gerrardi isolate f3 chromosome 24, fCenGer3.hap1.cur.20231027, whole genome shotgun sequence genome and harbors:
- the LOC139916671 gene encoding endoplasmic reticulum-Golgi intermediate compartment protein 2-like, with amino-acid sequence MVYWSTAAYHTVTNYSICLFLCLAELLLILEYGHHDSPSGREQRRWRAAMNLKMRRLSKKKALGLVKELDAFPKVPDSYVETSATGGTVSLIAFSAMALLAILEFFVYRDTWMKYEYEVDKDFSSKLRINIDITVAMKCQHVGADILDLAETMITSNGLQYEPVVFELSPQQRLWHRTLLLIQNRLREEHALQEVLYKTVLKGVPTALPPREDASLDPHSACRIHGHVYVNKVAGNFHITVGKPIHHPRGHAHIAAFVSHETYNFSHRIDHLSFGEEIPGIINPLDGTEKITNNNNQMFQYFITVVPTRLHTYKISADTHQFAVTERERVINHAAGSHGVSGIFVKYDTSSLMVTVREQHMPLWQFLVRLCGIIGGIFSTTGMLHGFVGFCFDVVCCRFKLGAYRPREAVQPHNQMNNHQTPLLADDAPQE